The proteins below are encoded in one region of Portunus trituberculatus isolate SZX2019 chromosome 17, ASM1759143v1, whole genome shotgun sequence:
- the LOC123505255 gene encoding centromere protein X-like codes for MNFSDKLIFEFLKSSFEDSKTRVNPNVTVLVGEIMRLLTTEGAMRAAHQAKQEGSDTVTVEHLEKILSQLLLDFL; via the exons ATGAACTTTAGTGAC aaactAATATTTGAGTTCCTGAAGTCATCCTTTGAGGACAGCAAGACCAGAGTAAATCCCAATGTCACAGTGCTGGTTGGTGAG ATAATGAGACTGCTGACCACAGAAGGTGCCATGCGAGCTGCTCACCAAGCTAAGCAAGAAGGATCCGACACAGTCACGGTGGAACACCTTGAAAAAATACTCTCGCAATTG TTGTTGGACTTTTTGTGA
- the LOC123505254 gene encoding uncharacterized protein LOC123505254 — protein sequence MKRFWLEDAWHWSSTARMTLRTVPGGLCLYYLFIIICVHFVPSSSTVGETCDIHTLSSCPANELCEQVNKTSAICKCLPTVKCDDPQPPPEPPGNHLGLALGLSITIFLLLVILILIVLHRKFGLFSGMCDRFPSLRHLTIRSGDIIMVDNDDEPDINPIA from the exons ATGAAGAGATTCTGGCTGGAGGACGCGTGGCACTGGTCAAGTACTGCCAGGATGACCCTCCGCACAGTGCCAGGGGGACTCTGCTTGTACTACTTGTTCATCATTATTTGTGTACATTTCGTGCCTTCTTCGTCTACTGTAGGAGAG acTTGTGACATCCATACACTTTCATCATGTCCAGCTAATGAACTATGTGAGCAAGTGAATAAGACTTCAGCAATATGTAAATGTTTGCCAACAGTCAAATGTGATGACCCCCAGCCTCCACCAG AGCCTCCAGGGAACCACTTGGGCTTGGCTCTGGGTCTGAGTATCACAATTTTCCTCTTGCTGGTGATTCTCATCCTGATTGTGCTGCATCGCAAATTTGGTCTATTTTCTGGTATGTGTGAccgttttccttccctccgtcaccTCACCATTAGAAGTGGAGACATTATTATGGTGGACAATGATGATGAGCCTGATATTAATCCCATAGCCTGA